The Nitrogeniibacter aestuarii genome has a window encoding:
- a CDS encoding M48 family metallopeptidase: protein MTNSSFSLIFVFFLAATTAFKLWLATRHARHVHKHRAHVPADFAEAISLSAHQKAADYTVARSVISRADVIISALWVLILTLGGVLQWLHEAWADVLQTGGIAHGVAFLASIGVLGWLVDLPLSIYRTFFVEARFGFNKMTPALFASDAAKTAVLAAVIGLPVLAAVLWLMNAMGTLWWLWVWAFWMGFNLLVLLIYPTFIAPMFNKFSPLEDGPMRQRIEALLTRCGFRSSGLFVMDGSRRSAHGNAYFTGFGNSKRIVFFDTLLDKLDPPEIEAVLAHELGHFRCRHVVKRLALMAVVTLAMLWILNQLMQAPWFFAGLGASATTTAMALALFMTALPVFTYALSPLMSAWSRKHEFEADAYAVARTDKEDLVNALVKLYRDNAATLTPDPLYSNFYDSHPPAAIRIERLRAA from the coding sequence ATGACCAACAGCAGCTTTTCCCTGATTTTCGTTTTCTTTCTCGCAGCCACAACGGCATTCAAGCTCTGGCTCGCAACCCGGCATGCTCGTCATGTGCACAAACACCGTGCTCACGTCCCTGCCGACTTCGCCGAAGCCATCAGCCTGAGCGCGCATCAGAAAGCCGCCGACTACACCGTGGCACGCAGCGTCATTTCGCGCGCCGACGTGATCATCAGTGCCCTCTGGGTGCTGATCCTTACACTGGGCGGCGTTCTCCAGTGGTTGCACGAGGCGTGGGCCGACGTTCTCCAGACGGGCGGCATCGCCCACGGCGTCGCCTTTCTCGCGTCCATTGGCGTCCTCGGCTGGCTGGTGGATCTGCCGCTGTCGATCTACCGTACCTTTTTCGTGGAAGCCCGCTTTGGCTTCAACAAGATGACACCGGCGCTGTTTGCCAGCGACGCTGCAAAAACAGCCGTCCTGGCAGCAGTCATTGGTCTGCCGGTGCTCGCTGCCGTTCTGTGGCTCATGAACGCCATGGGGACACTGTGGTGGCTGTGGGTGTGGGCTTTCTGGATGGGCTTCAACCTTCTGGTGCTGCTGATCTATCCGACCTTCATCGCGCCCATGTTCAACAAATTCAGCCCGCTCGAAGACGGCCCCATGCGCCAGCGCATCGAAGCCTTGCTGACGCGCTGCGGCTTTCGCAGCAGCGGCCTCTTCGTGATGGACGGCTCACGCCGTTCGGCACATGGCAACGCCTACTTCACGGGCTTCGGCAACAGCAAGCGCATCGTCTTCTTCGACACCCTGCTCGACAAGCTCGACCCACCGGAGATCGAGGCAGTTCTGGCGCACGAACTGGGCCACTTCCGTTGTCGCCATGTGGTCAAGCGCCTGGCACTCATGGCCGTCGTCACTCTGGCCATGCTGTGGATCCTGAACCAGCTCATGCAGGCCCCCTGGTTTTTTGCCGGGCTGGGCGCCAGCGCAACCACCACAGCCATGGCACTGGCACTGTTCATGACCGCCTTGCCAGTATTCACCTATGCCCTGTCGCCCCTCATGAGCGCGTGGTCCCGCAAGCATGAATTCGAGGCAGACGCGTACGCGGTGGCGCGCACCGACAAGGAAGATCTCGTCAATGCGCTGGTCAAGCTCTATCGGGACAACGCGGCGACGCTGACGCCAGACCCCCTGTACTCGAACTTCTACGATTCCCACCCGCCTGCGGCAATTCGCATTGAGCGATTGCGCGCGGCCTGA
- the rsgA gene encoding ribosome small subunit-dependent GTPase A, translating to MKSGTIVAAFGRHFEVIDADQQQWRCVTRGKRTNFACGDRVEFQPTSDGEGVIQKSAPRISLLHRSDAFKEKLLAANVTQVFIVVATEPSFSDELISRCLCAVEDQGLKARIVLNKVDLADRLPQARERLTLFAALGYDVIETVARQEAEALRPYLKDEISILVGQSGMGKSTLTNALIPEANAATREISDALDSGKHTTTSTRLYPLSGGGALIDSPGLQAFGLAHLDQDALAHTFREIAPYLGDCRFRNCRHEKEPGCAIRAAVAAGQVTERRYGHYRLLRDEISRAQRQAQGW from the coding sequence ATGAAGTCAGGCACCATCGTTGCGGCCTTCGGTCGCCATTTCGAGGTTATCGACGCTGATCAGCAACAATGGCGCTGCGTCACACGTGGGAAACGGACGAACTTTGCGTGCGGCGACCGGGTCGAGTTCCAGCCGACAAGCGATGGCGAAGGCGTCATCCAGAAGTCGGCACCGCGCATCAGCCTTCTGCACCGCTCTGACGCATTCAAAGAGAAGCTGCTCGCCGCGAATGTCACCCAGGTCTTCATTGTCGTCGCCACCGAGCCGAGTTTCAGTGACGAGCTGATCTCACGCTGCCTGTGCGCGGTCGAAGACCAGGGCCTCAAGGCCCGTATCGTGCTGAACAAGGTGGATCTCGCCGATCGGCTTCCCCAGGCGCGCGAGCGACTGACGCTGTTCGCTGCGCTGGGATACGACGTGATCGAGACTGTCGCCAGGCAGGAAGCCGAGGCATTACGCCCCTATCTCAAGGACGAAATCTCGATTCTCGTGGGGCAGTCCGGCATGGGCAAGTCGACACTGACCAACGCGCTGATTCCGGAGGCCAATGCAGCCACACGGGAAATTTCAGACGCCCTCGATTCAGGCAAACACACGACCACCTCGACCCGCCTGTACCCCCTGTCTGGCGGAGGCGCACTCATCGATAGTCCGGGCCTTCAGGCTTTCGGTCTGGCCCATCTCGACCAGGACGCACTGGCCCACACCTTCCGTGAGATCGCACCGTATCTGGGCGACTGCCGCTTCCGAAATTGCCGCCACGAAAAAGAGCCGGGCTGTGCGATCCGCGCGGCGGTGGCGGCGGGCCAGGTTACTGAAAGGCGCTATGGGCACTACCGTCTACTTCGAGATGAAATCAGTCGCGCTCAACGTCAGGCACAGGGCTGGTGA
- a CDS encoding methyl-accepting chemotaxis protein translates to MKLQTLRAKLLLICIVAIAGLLLASGFQVYEMRSRMLEDRRSLLNSAMDNAISVLDSFQQRESKGELSREQAQAGAKEVLRHMRYRGNNYFYAYDGKGFGVMHPIRAEYEGISHWDRTDKNGAYTVRNLLDAARKGNGFTSTLTPKPGSDVAIEKWQHVKFFEPWDWMVGTGLYVDDIDAAFERTLMRVGSIVLPLLVVIIVLAAWLVRAVQRQIGGEPSVVMALMKRASDGELNLDVGSAPEGSVLASLGHMMNNLRTLIGQIQESARSVLNNTKHIASAAEVVSKAARGQSDATSAMAASIEQLTVSVSHVSESAEETEVTSAQSVERAGKGEQTVSGAADEISRIAHGVSETAERIRALGGRAKEISSIAGVIKEIAAQTNLLALNAAIEAARAGEQGRGFAVVADEVRVLAERTSNATVDIERMIDAIQGETAAAVSAMDETLPLVDNGVKLTRNAAAELSVIKEGAKGALSRAKDVALATREQREASTLIAQEVETIVQMVEESSANMGSTAETARELERIAHALANAVTRFRC, encoded by the coding sequence ATGAAGCTTCAAACACTCAGGGCAAAACTGTTGCTCATCTGTATTGTTGCTATAGCGGGCCTCTTGCTTGCCAGCGGTTTTCAGGTCTACGAGATGCGCTCTCGCATGTTGGAAGATCGTCGCTCGCTGCTCAACAGTGCGATGGACAATGCCATCAGCGTGCTCGATTCGTTTCAGCAACGAGAGAGCAAGGGCGAGTTGTCACGCGAACAAGCGCAGGCGGGAGCGAAAGAGGTGTTGCGTCACATGCGCTATCGAGGCAACAACTACTTCTACGCTTACGACGGAAAGGGCTTCGGCGTGATGCATCCGATACGCGCCGAATATGAAGGAATCAGTCATTGGGATCGAACGGACAAGAACGGTGCATACACTGTTCGTAACCTTCTCGATGCAGCTCGCAAGGGCAATGGTTTCACCAGCACCTTGACGCCAAAGCCCGGCAGCGACGTGGCCATTGAGAAGTGGCAACACGTCAAGTTCTTCGAGCCCTGGGATTGGATGGTTGGCACCGGTCTGTACGTGGATGACATAGATGCTGCCTTCGAGCGGACGCTGATGAGGGTCGGGAGCATTGTCTTGCCTTTGCTGGTGGTCATCATCGTTCTGGCAGCATGGCTTGTTCGTGCGGTGCAGCGACAGATTGGTGGCGAGCCGAGTGTTGTCATGGCGCTAATGAAGCGCGCAAGCGATGGTGAATTGAACCTGGATGTTGGTTCCGCGCCAGAGGGAAGCGTGCTGGCGTCTTTGGGGCACATGATGAACAATCTGCGCACCTTGATCGGTCAGATTCAGGAGAGTGCCCGCAGTGTGCTCAACAACACCAAACACATCGCGTCGGCTGCCGAAGTCGTGTCAAAGGCTGCACGTGGCCAGTCCGATGCCACATCTGCCATGGCGGCCTCGATTGAGCAATTGACGGTGAGTGTGAGTCACGTTTCAGAGAGCGCCGAAGAGACTGAGGTGACCTCGGCGCAGTCAGTCGAGCGGGCGGGGAAGGGGGAGCAGACGGTTAGCGGTGCCGCCGATGAAATCAGTCGTATCGCGCATGGCGTCTCCGAGACAGCGGAACGCATCCGCGCGTTGGGTGGCCGGGCGAAAGAGATTTCGAGCATCGCGGGCGTGATCAAGGAGATCGCAGCGCAAACCAACTTGCTGGCACTCAATGCGGCAATCGAAGCGGCCCGGGCGGGCGAGCAGGGGCGAGGATTTGCGGTGGTGGCCGACGAAGTGCGCGTGCTGGCCGAGCGTACTTCGAACGCGACTGTTGATATTGAGCGAATGATCGATGCGATTCAGGGGGAAACGGCCGCCGCTGTAAGTGCGATGGATGAGACGCTGCCATTGGTTGACAATGGAGTAAAACTAACCCGGAACGCAGCTGCTGAGTTGAGCGTGATTAAAGAGGGCGCTAAAGGAGCGCTGTCTCGTGCGAAGGACGTGGCCTTGGCGACCCGGGAGCAACGAGAGGCCAGTACGCTAATTGCGCAAGAGGTTGAGACCATTGTCCAGATGGTTGAGGAAAGCAGCGCCAACATGGGCAGCACCGCCGAGACTGCTCGGGAGCTCGAACGGATCGCCCATGCTCTGGCCAACGCTGTGACCCGCTTTCGCTGCTGA
- a CDS encoding acetyl-CoA C-acyltransferase family protein, with the protein MANREVVVLSAVRSAIGGFGGSLSGMEPADLAGLVMKEAVDRSGVDPQQINYVTVGNCIPTEARYAYVARLASIQAGLPMDSVAMAVNRLCSSGLQGIVSTSQSIMLGDCDFGVGGGVEVMSRGAYLSPAMRTGARMGDTALVDAMVAVLTDPFGAGHMGITAENLAEKWGITREEQDAFALESQVRAAKAIEAGYFKDQIVPITLKSRKGETIFDTDEHPRATTMEKLGAMRPAFKKDGTVTAGNASGINDGAAFFVLAEANAAEKAGHKPMARLVSYALAGVPNHIMGEGPIPASKIALQRAGLTVDQMDVIESNEAFAAQALAVAKGLELDMAKTNPNGGAIALGHPVGCSGAFIATKAVYELQRTGGRYALVTMCIGGGQGIAAIFERM; encoded by the coding sequence ATGGCAAATCGTGAAGTCGTAGTTTTGAGTGCCGTCCGTTCCGCTATCGGTGGTTTCGGGGGCTCGCTGAGTGGCATGGAGCCTGCGGATCTGGCTGGTCTCGTGATGAAGGAAGCCGTGGATCGCTCCGGTGTCGATCCACAACAGATCAACTATGTGACGGTCGGTAACTGCATCCCGACCGAAGCACGCTATGCGTATGTTGCCCGTCTGGCCTCCATCCAGGCTGGTCTGCCCATGGATTCCGTGGCCATGGCGGTCAACCGCCTGTGCTCCTCGGGTCTCCAGGGCATCGTCAGCACCTCCCAGTCCATCATGCTGGGCGATTGCGATTTTGGTGTTGGCGGTGGCGTTGAAGTCATGTCCCGTGGTGCCTACCTGTCCCCGGCGATGCGTACTGGTGCGCGCATGGGCGATACCGCGTTGGTTGACGCCATGGTGGCGGTCCTGACCGATCCGTTCGGTGCCGGTCACATGGGTATCACCGCAGAAAACCTGGCCGAGAAATGGGGCATTACCCGTGAAGAGCAGGATGCTTTCGCGCTCGAGTCTCAGGTCCGTGCCGCCAAGGCAATCGAAGCGGGTTACTTCAAGGATCAGATCGTGCCGATCACCCTGAAGAGCCGTAAGGGCGAAACCATCTTCGATACCGACGAGCACCCCCGTGCCACCACCATGGAAAAGCTTGGCGCCATGCGTCCGGCCTTCAAGAAGGACGGTACGGTCACGGCCGGTAACGCCTCTGGTATCAACGACGGTGCCGCCTTCTTCGTGCTGGCTGAAGCCAATGCAGCAGAAAAAGCGGGCCACAAGCCGATGGCGCGTCTGGTGTCTTATGCGCTGGCGGGTGTGCCCAACCACATCATGGGCGAAGGTCCGATTCCGGCCTCCAAGATCGCACTTCAGCGCGCCGGCCTGACCGTCGACCAGATGGATGTGATCGAGTCCAATGAAGCCTTCGCTGCTCAGGCGCTGGCCGTGGCCAAGGGGCTGGAACTTGATATGGCCAAGACCAACCCGAACGGCGGCGCTATTGCGCTGGGTCATCCGGTCGGTTGCTCTGGTGCGTTCATCGCGACCAAAGCGGTCTACGAGCTCCAGCGTACCGGTGGTCGCTACGCGCTGGTGACCATGTGTATCGGTGGTGGTCAGGGTATTGCAGCCATTTTCGAACGCATGTAA
- a CDS encoding CobD/CbiB family protein — protein sequence MSLIVIVLALLIEQVRPMPVARWVLRPLGRLATYIEEKLNDGRLNSGVAATALLVVSCTGATWLIYGLLESVQPVLAFAFSLLVLYMTMGVRHESHYFTDIHVALRLGELSRARMLLGEWSGRDCEAADSSEVTRLAIEQALVSAHRNVYGAIFWFILLPGPVGAVLYRVSSFLDLHWGARQDEEFGRFGEASRAWFGWIDWLPVRLTAFSFSVVGNFEDAVLCWRTQSGLWMNRSSGILLSSGGGALGVRLGLPRHEAGQLVDRPEMGCGDDARIEFMQGTVGLIWRALCFCLLALALIGIASWVAH from the coding sequence ATGAGTCTCATTGTCATTGTGCTTGCCCTGCTGATCGAGCAGGTGCGGCCCATGCCTGTGGCGCGCTGGGTCCTGCGACCGCTCGGGCGCCTGGCGACGTACATTGAAGAAAAGCTCAACGATGGGCGATTGAACAGCGGCGTCGCGGCGACGGCGCTGTTGGTGGTGTCCTGTACCGGCGCTACGTGGTTGATTTACGGGCTTCTGGAATCTGTTCAGCCGGTGCTTGCATTCGCCTTTTCCCTGCTTGTGCTCTACATGACCATGGGCGTTCGCCATGAAAGCCACTACTTCACCGATATTCACGTTGCCTTGCGCCTGGGGGAGTTGTCGCGCGCCCGCATGCTCTTGGGCGAATGGTCGGGACGCGATTGCGAAGCCGCCGACAGTAGTGAGGTGACGCGGCTCGCCATTGAACAGGCCCTGGTCTCGGCACACAGAAACGTGTACGGCGCCATCTTCTGGTTCATCTTGCTGCCCGGTCCCGTGGGGGCTGTGCTCTACCGGGTGTCGAGTTTTCTTGACCTGCACTGGGGTGCGCGGCAGGATGAGGAATTCGGTCGATTCGGCGAGGCCTCCAGAGCCTGGTTCGGGTGGATCGACTGGCTGCCTGTCAGACTCACCGCGTTTTCTTTTTCCGTCGTGGGTAATTTCGAGGATGCCGTTCTGTGCTGGCGAACCCAGTCGGGACTTTGGATGAATCGCAGTTCGGGTATATTGTTGTCCAGTGGTGGCGGGGCGCTCGGTGTGCGCCTTGGTCTGCCGCGACATGAAGCGGGCCAACTCGTCGACCGGCCCGAGATGGGGTGCGGTGACGACGCCCGCATCGAATTCATGCAGGGAACCGTCGGGTTGATCTGGCGAGCCCTGTGTTTTTGTCTGCTTGCGCTGGCCTTGATAGGAATCGCCAGTTGGGTAGCACATTGA
- a CDS encoding CoA pyrophosphatase — translation MPTLTAAGLRTCFAQGPSAAPIIEDGAEGHFRPAAVLVPVVVRPEELTVLLTKRTDHLHHHPGQISFPGGRVEDSDDGAIHTALRETEEEVGLHRRHVELLGRLPLYRTGTGFQVTPVVGLVHPPFDLSIDAFEVAEVFEVPLSFLIDPRNHRQETMFYRGRDRTYYAMPWQGYHIWGATAGMLVSLSAFLHERI, via the coding sequence CCGATCATCGAGGACGGTGCCGAAGGCCATTTCCGCCCGGCGGCAGTCCTTGTGCCCGTGGTGGTGCGGCCCGAAGAATTGACGGTGTTGCTGACCAAGCGGACCGATCACCTCCATCACCACCCGGGACAGATATCGTTTCCCGGCGGGCGCGTCGAGGATTCCGACGACGGCGCCATTCACACAGCGCTTCGAGAGACCGAGGAAGAGGTCGGCCTCCATCGGCGACATGTTGAATTGCTGGGGCGCTTGCCCCTTTATCGCACCGGCACCGGCTTTCAGGTGACGCCGGTGGTCGGGCTCGTACATCCACCCTTTGATTTGAGCATCGATGCCTTTGAAGTGGCAGAGGTGTTCGAGGTGCCGCTGTCATTCCTGATCGACCCACGGAATCATCGCCAGGAAACCATGTTCTACCGTGGTCGTGACCGCACGTACTACGCCATGCCATGGCAGGGCTATCACATATGGGGTGCAACGGCAGGGATGCTGGTCAGCCTTTCCGCCTTCTTGCACGAACGCATTTGA